The Nitrospirota bacterium region TTTTCGATGTTTTTATCACGCAGACAGTTCTTGAAGGTCTCGGCCGGGACGGTCGCGGCGGTGGCGGTGGCCGATAAGGCCCTCGCGCTGACGGCGCTCCAGCCGGTCATCGA contains the following coding sequences:
- a CDS encoding twin-arginine translocation signal domain-containing protein, coding for MFLSRRQFLKVSAGTVAAVAVADKALALTALQPVI